One segment of Vagococcus martis DNA contains the following:
- the aroA gene encoding 3-phosphoshikimate 1-carboxyvinyltransferase, with the protein MKLISASPLNGTIHVPADKSISHRSIMFGAISEGTTTIKNFLRGEDCLSTLNAFKSLGVPITDDGETIRVTGVGFDGLKKPATSLDLGNSGTTIRLMMGILAKQSFDTVLFGDEYLNKRPMNRVMLPLNQMNANLSGHDNSEYPPIHISANNQLTPITYHMPVASAQVKSAILFAALQADGETTIIEKEPTRNHTEEMIRQFGGTITTDGKDIRMTGPQRLVGQNVTVPGDISSAAFFLVAGAIVPNSDIVLKNVGVNPTRTGILDVLEEMNADVVISEEDHANQSATITVKTSNLTSTIVGGDIIPRLIDEIPIIALLATQANGQTIIKNAEELKVKETNRIDATAEELRKLGADIKPTEDGLIINGPCQLHGGKVSSRGDHRIGMMLQIAALLTDEEVIMEKSEAVSVSYPNFFDDVYQLRKTRRG; encoded by the coding sequence AACCATTCACGTTCCTGCTGATAAATCTATTTCACATCGAAGCATTATGTTTGGTGCGATTTCAGAAGGTACCACAACCATCAAAAACTTCTTACGAGGAGAAGATTGTTTAAGTACACTTAACGCATTTAAAAGTTTAGGTGTGCCAATCACAGATGATGGTGAAACCATTCGTGTAACAGGTGTAGGCTTTGATGGTCTAAAAAAACCAGCTACATCACTTGATTTAGGTAATTCTGGTACCACCATTCGTTTGATGATGGGAATTTTGGCGAAACAGTCATTCGACACCGTTTTATTTGGTGACGAGTACTTAAACAAACGCCCAATGAATCGCGTCATGTTACCACTTAATCAAATGAATGCTAATCTATCTGGGCATGATAATAGTGAATATCCTCCTATTCATATTTCAGCTAATAATCAACTAACACCAATCACTTATCACATGCCAGTAGCAAGTGCTCAAGTGAAATCTGCTATCTTGTTTGCAGCCTTGCAAGCTGATGGTGAGACAACCATTATCGAAAAAGAACCGACTAGAAATCACACTGAAGAGATGATTCGTCAATTTGGTGGGACGATCACAACAGATGGAAAAGACATTCGTATGACAGGTCCACAACGATTAGTTGGACAAAACGTTACTGTGCCTGGTGATATTTCATCTGCAGCGTTCTTTTTAGTTGCCGGAGCTATTGTGCCAAATAGTGACATAGTGCTTAAAAACGTGGGGGTTAACCCAACGAGAACAGGGATTCTAGATGTTTTAGAAGAGATGAATGCCGATGTGGTGATTAGTGAAGAAGATCATGCTAACCAATCAGCCACCATCACTGTCAAAACAAGTAATTTAACTTCTACAATAGTTGGTGGGGATATTATTCCTCGTTTGATTGATGAAATTCCCATTATTGCGTTACTTGCAACACAAGCAAATGGTCAAACAATCATTAAAAATGCTGAAGAACTAAAAGTAAAAGAAACCAATCGTATTGACGCAACAGCTGAAGAATTAAGAAAACTTGGTGCAGATATCAAGCCAACAGAAGATGGGTTAATCATCAATGGCCCATGTCAATTGCACGGTGGAAAAGTATCTAGTCGAGGGGATCATCGTATAGGGATGATGCTTCAAATCGCTGCGTTACTAACTGATGAAGAAGTCATTATGGAAAAATCAGAAGCTGTCTCAGTATCGTATCCCAATTTTTTTGATGACGTCTATCAATTAAGAAAAACAAGGAGGGGCTAA